In Humulus lupulus chromosome 6, drHumLupu1.1, whole genome shotgun sequence, a single genomic region encodes these proteins:
- the LOC133783618 gene encoding disease resistance protein Roq1-like, whose product MDDDDNQLSILTSRKKYAVFISFRGEDTRSSFTSHLYKALISNGIETYIDDRLERGDQISKALLHAIDDSRFSLVIFSKNYASSSWCLDELVHIIKRMEKKKQIVLPVFYHVDPSDVRSQKGSYADAFVKRKKSYSDSIIQQWRRALTTASNLSGWHVSNTRFSFSNFTSTTVIHCNISINTPLLGANISRNDAELVDEIVNYIRGKLRYTSSSTSNLKQGLVGIDKSIQDLCRLLSNAPIVGICGMGGLGKTTLAEVVFEQFRHQFDGHCFLRNVKEVVKKHGSTYLAQEFFGRLLSNKGKYIDLEDLDIEKERLYHKKLLIVLDDIENISEHDSLLRDSRVWLNSESKVIITSRNLQVLRNIIGDDEKLIYNLKLLDEDEALELFYLHALKKNKIARESCTEISRELVNYAQGLPLALIVLGRHLYSKREEVWQSLLMKLKVEPDESFLQVLKMSFDGLDVKEKNIFLDIACFFRGEKKYYVKEILDDCGCFDIVIEVLVDKCLITICEGRLQMHDLLKEMGWSIARGLNNRLWIAKDICHVLRSNSDQDVKTLKYVILSHSKKLTCLPDLSQANLQLLRLHGCTSLLELPPIRFHNAHDIINAENESEVMYKYHNLMLQLINYMKLMMMNPLLNAQNLEN is encoded by the exons ATGGATGATGATGATAATCAACTATCTATTCTCACCAGTCGAAAGAAATACGCTGTTTTCATTAGCTTCAGAGGAGAAGACACCCGCTCTAGTTTTACCAGTCATCTCTACAAAGCACTCATCAGCAACGGAATCGAAACCTACATCGATGACAGACTTGAACGAGGAGATCAGATCTCCAAAGCTCTTCTACACGCCATAGATGACTCTAGATTTTCTCTAGTTATTTTCTCCAAAAATTATGCTTCTTCTTCATGGTGCTTGGATGAACTGGTTCATATCATCAAACGCATGGAGAAGAAGAAACAGATTGTTCTGCCTGTGTTTTACCACGTCGATCCATCGGATGTGCGCAGCCAAAAGGGAAGCTATGCAGATGCGTTTGTGAAACGTAAAAAAAGTTACAGTGATTCTATCATACAACAATGGAGGCGCGCTTTGACTACAGCATCTAATCTTTCAGGATGGCATGTGTCGAATACCAGGTTCTCTTTCTCCAACTTCACTAGTACTACTGTTATACACTGTAATATTTCAATTAATACTCCATTATTAGGAGCTAAT atatcTAGGAATGATGCTGAGTTAGTTGATGAAATTGTCAACTATATTCGAGGAAAATTGAGATACACATCCTCCTCAACTAGTAACTTAAAGCAAGGATTGGTTGGAATTGATAAGTCTATACAAGATCTCTGTAGGTTGCTATCAAATGCTCCTATTGTAGGGATTTGTGGCATGGGTGGGTTGGGTAAGACCACCTTAGCTGAAGTCGTGTTCGAACAATTTCGTCACCAGTTTGATGGTCATTGTTTTCTACGAAATGTTAAAGAAGTAGTCAAAAAACATGGATCGACTTATTTGGCACAAGAATTTTTTGGAAGACTACTATCCAATAAGGGAAAATATATAGACTTGGAAGATTTGGATATTGAAAAGgaaagactatatcataaaaagTTACTCATTGTTCTTGACGATATAGAGAATATAAGTGAACATGATTCTTTACTTAGAGATAGTCGTGTTTGGTTGAATTCTGAAAGTAAAGTTATCATAACAAGTAGAAATCTACAAGTGCTTCGGAATATTATTGGAGATGACGAAAAGTTGATATACAACCTAAAGCTACTCGATGAAGATGAAGCTCTCGAACTCTTCTATTTGCATgccttgaaaaagaacaaaattGCTCGAGAAAGTTGTACAGAAATTTCAAGAGAGTTGGTGAATTATGCTCAAGGCCTTCCTCTTGCTCTTATAGTTTTAGGTCGTCATCTATATTCAAAGAGAGAAGAAGTGTGGCAGAGCTTGTTGATGAAGCTGAAAGTAGAACCAGATGAAAGTTTTCTACAAGTGCTAAAGATGAGTTTCGATGGATTGGATGTTAAGGAGAAGAACATATTTCTTGATATAGCATGTTTTTTTCGAGGTGAGAAAAAATATTATGTGAAGGAAATTTTGGATGATTGTGGTTGTTTTGACATTGTTATTGAAGTTCTTGTTGATAAGTGTTTGATAACTATATGTGAGGGTAGACTTCAAATGCATGATTTGTTGAAAGAAATGGGTTGGTCAATTGCTCGTGGATTGAATAATAGGCTATGGATTGCCAAAGATATTTGCCATGTCTTAAGAAGTAACTCG GACCAGGATGTTAAAACATTAAAATATGTCATTCTTTCTCACTCCAAGAAGCTGACTTGTCTCCCAGATCTCTCTCAAGCAAATCTTCAATTGCTACGCTTACATGGTTGTACAAGTTTACTTGAGCTTCCTCCGATAAGATTTCACAATGCTCATGACATTATTAATGCAGAAAATGAATCAGAAGTAATGTACAAATATCACAATTTAATGCTACAACTTATAAACTATATGAAGCTCATGATGATGAACCCTTTGTTAAACGCCCAAAACCTGGAGAATTGA
- the LOC133783620 gene encoding disease resistance protein Roq1-like has product MASLDSYMKIEPSILCYLWTDGAYSCLLDLKGCHNLTTLSQMSGNIKFICLRSTAIQELDSSICSLNNLLVLDLYNCKLLRNLPNNLSDLESLEYLDLYGCILIDKFPELPKSIKGLDLSKTSIQQVNPSSFECLPFLNILYMNQCRKLESLPITICKLESLTKLFLENCFRLESFPEILEPMEKLKELYLMGTRIEELPSSIEKLSMLEKLCLDYCKSLKFIPTTICKLKSLIILSFIECWQLKCLPEILEPMENLKELIFEKAWIEEIPSSIEKLILLEKLYLINCKHLKLITTNICKLKSLKLISLYNCSRLKYFPEILEPMENLEQLYLSGTWIEALPSSIERLVMLKILDLASCENLKSIPTNIYNMPKISEINISKYPKVKTLSYYGLPSLTVLGPSDTTAGLSYYYNSQTLQQSKCRSSCSITTTNLKVFFRLHSDDGLKYGIHFTCCECFLFYTVHNVLASQYFEDNIFQKYYNDFHFKDLNRPRAIFSYSGNAIPLWFTNQSVGSSIEVNLVPSSDNYFSFLGFALCIVVDFDPSTSNPGVEDLSCEYIFKMSDGQSSKLCSTLPRQKATFDSDGDSNVDNNDILDWSSGNVFIWYLYQKDNWNYLSGVDKASFEFYFGESNDSIGKERIKQCGIRLVYRQDAKEFDTADAHSY; this is encoded by the exons ATGGCAAGTTTAGATAGCTACATGAAGATAGAGCCATCTATATTGTGTTATCTGTGGACAGATGGGGCCTATAGTTGCTTGCTTGATCTCAAAGGGTGTCACAATCTCACAACTCTTTCACAGATGTCAGGTAACATAAAATTCATATGCCTGCGCTCCACAGCAATACAAGAACTGGACTCTTCAATTTGCTCTCTCAATAATCTTCTTGTCCTAGATCTCTACAATTGTAAACTTCTTAGGAATCTTCCCAACAATCTTTCTGATTTGGAGTCATTGGAATACCTAGATTTGTATGGATGCATACTAATTGACAAGTTTCCAGAGCTTCCAAAGAGTATAAAAGGATTAGATTTGAGTAAAACCTCAATACAACAAGTCAATCCTTCATCCTTTGAGTGTCTGCCTTTTCTCAACATCTTGTACATGAATCAATGCCGGAAGCTTGAAAGCTTGCCAATCACCATTTGTAAGTTAGAATCTCTCACGAAATTATTCCTCGAAAATTGCTTTCGATTGGAGAGTTTTCCAGAAATCTTGGAGCCCATGGAGAAGCTAAAGGAACTTTATTTAATGGGAACAAGGATTGAGGAGCTACCATCATCAATAGAGAAACTATCTATGCTTGAAAAGTTGTGCTTGGACTACTGCAAGAGTCTCAAGTTTATTCCAACCACCATTTGTAAGTTGAAGTCTCTTATTATACTCTCTTTCATAGAATGCTGGCAATTAAAATGCTTACCAGAGATCTTGGAGCCTATGGAAAATCTAAAGGAACTTATTTTTGAAAAAGCATGGATTGAAGAGATACCATCATCAATAGAGAAACTAATTCTGCTTGAAAAGTTGTACTTGATCAACTGTAAACATCTCAAGCTTATTACAACCAACATTTGTAAGTTGAAGTCTCTTAAACTAATTTCTTTGTACAATTGCTCACGATTGAAATACTTTCCAGAAATTTTGGAGCCTATGGAGAATCTAGAACAGCTTTATTTAAGTGGAACGTGGATTGAAGCGCTACCATCATCAATTGAACGTCTAGTCATGCTAAAGATATTAGATTTAGCTAGTTGTGAAAATCTTAAGTCTATTCCAACCAACATCTACAATATGCCTAAAATTTCTGAAATCAACATTTCTAAGTATCCAAAAGTGAAGACTTTGTCGTATTATGGTTTGCCCTCATTAACAGTCCTAGGTCCAAGTGATACCACTGCTGGTCTATCATATTATTACAATAGTCAAACACTTCAACAATCCAAGTGCAGAAGTTCTTGTTCTATCACCACCACAAATCTAAAAGTTTTCTTCAGATTACATTCTGATGATGGGCTCAAGTATGGTATTCATTTCACTTGTTGTGAGTGCTTTCTATTTTACACGGTGCATAATGTTTTGGCGAGCCAATATTTTGAGGATAATATTTtccaaaagtattacaatgacttTCATTTTAAG GATTTAAATCGTCCTAGAGCGATTTTTTCCTATTCTGGAAATGCAATTCCTCTGTGGTTTACTAATCAATCTGTGGGTTCTTCCATAGAAGTAAACTTGGTTCCCTCTTCAGATAATTATTTTAGCTTCTTGGGCTTTGCTTTATGCATTGTTGTTGATTTTGATCCGAGCACTTCAAATCCTGGTGTGGAGGACTTAAGTTGTGAATACATTTTTAAAATGAGTGATGGTCAAAGTTCTAAGCTCTGCTCCACTTTACCAAGACAAAAAGCTACTTTTGATTCTGATGGAGATTCTAATGTAGACAACAATGACATTTTAGACTGGTCATCGGGCAATGTGTTCATATGGTATCTTTACCAAAAAGACAATTGGAATTATTTATCTGGAGTTGACAAGGCCTCGTTTGAGTTTTACTTTGGGGAATCAAATGATAGCATTGGAAAAGAGAGAATAAAACAATGTGGAATTCGCTTGGTATATCGCCAAGATGCAAAGGAGTTTGATACTGCAGATGCACACTCATACTGA